Proteins encoded together in one Nitrospira sp. window:
- a CDS encoding class I SAM-dependent methyltransferase — translation MYEIRRVLKGIKSLFMGPVDVRRRTIHEMVRIMAWRMGGHYVGDDYKFWLKDEGFANKFMELSPHNYFSMERKFALKEFARSVRDLPGCVAECGSYVGVAAWFIAREIQGVSFYLFDSFEGLSMPEGKDCSPEGVPQWKSGDMAVSEDVLKKNLRDFENIYVMKGWIPDRFAEVSDCQFKLVHVDVDLYQPTLDSLAFFYERMVPGGLIVMDDYGFENCPGAFAAANEYMANRPETIIQLPTGQGVIIRRGWIKSME, via the coding sequence ATGTATGAAATCAGGCGAGTATTGAAAGGAATCAAATCTTTGTTCATGGGGCCGGTTGATGTTCGACGACGCACTATCCACGAAATGGTTAGAATTATGGCGTGGAGAATGGGCGGGCATTATGTTGGGGATGACTACAAGTTTTGGTTAAAGGATGAAGGGTTTGCAAATAAATTTATGGAGTTGTCACCTCATAATTATTTTTCTATGGAAAGAAAATTTGCTTTAAAGGAATTTGCTCGATCAGTGCGGGATTTGCCAGGTTGTGTGGCTGAGTGCGGAAGTTATGTGGGGGTGGCGGCTTGGTTTATTGCCAGGGAAATACAGGGAGTGAGTTTTTATTTGTTTGATTCATTCGAGGGTCTGTCGATGCCGGAAGGAAAGGATTGCAGTCCGGAAGGGGTGCCACAATGGAAATCGGGCGATATGGCTGTATCGGAGGATGTGCTTAAGAAAAATCTTCGGGACTTTGAAAATATTTATGTTATGAAAGGTTGGATTCCGGATAGATTCGCAGAAGTGAGTGATTGTCAGTTTAAGTTGGTGCATGTCGACGTTGACTTATATCAGCCGACTTTGGATAGTTTGGCGTTTTTTTATGAAAGGATGGTGCCGGGAGGATTGATTGTCATGGATGATTATGGTTTTGAAAATTGTCCGGGGGCTTTTGCGGCAGCAAACGAGTACATGGCGAATCGCCCAGAAACAATTATTCAATTGCCCACAGGGCAAGGGGTGATCATACGAAGAGGGTGGATAAAGTCAATGGAGTAA